The Candidatus Angelobacter sp. genome window below encodes:
- a CDS encoding flavodoxin domain-containing protein has protein sequence MLNKTIFLKLVLNSSLSEIIWMHGYLSGFLDHHFLSFSLNKDHLAHIDDSTNTNYPKKITLAYGSESGNSKKLAIEFSSKIKSSGFQVKLSSLDNYRYSDFEKETYFFLIISTYGDGEPPDSAKDFFNFLLKKKSPELHKMKYAVLALGDRSYTLFCKAGEDLDSHLESLGAQRYLPLKKCDVDFDEEAKEWMVTLLSKIKFFSKKKFIEKFKKEKKSNFFSGKVQTNIILNDIGSEKQTHHIEISLNKEELRYQVGDALGIFPENPLDVVEDIIKISNIKFNKNIKHPVVGNVSIFTLLKKRLNIFFLPKRIVKKYAELFQKDIPNMRMDFLDILKNFPLIEPEKIETFIKMLDPIIPRLYSISSSPEAQYGEIHLTVEMDFFLHKGKIRYGICSNQLSLLRKGDHLKFYIKPNNFFKLPPNDKDIILISSGTGFSPFRAFLLEREITVSSGKNWIFFGARSFETDFLYQTEIKFWGEIGLLQRVNLAFSRDQSEKIYVQQKMWKYKTQFFEWIDSGAYLYVCGKKKTMSFDVEKTIFHIIEEKKGEFSKIYFNRLKERGRYLKDVY, from the coding sequence ATGCTAAATAAAACAATTTTTCTTAAATTGGTTTTAAATTCTTCTCTTTCAGAAATTATTTGGATGCATGGATATCTTTCTGGATTTCTAGACCATCATTTTTTATCTTTCTCCTTAAACAAGGATCATTTGGCTCATATAGATGATTCTACGAATACGAATTATCCTAAAAAGATAACATTAGCTTATGGAAGTGAAAGTGGAAATTCCAAGAAACTTGCAATAGAATTTTCGAGTAAGATAAAATCTTCCGGTTTTCAAGTCAAACTTTCTAGTTTAGATAATTATAGATATAGTGATTTTGAAAAAGAAACTTATTTTTTTTTAATCATTAGCACATATGGAGATGGAGAACCTCCAGATTCAGCTAAAGATTTTTTTAATTTTTTATTAAAGAAAAAATCTCCAGAACTTCATAAGATGAAATATGCTGTTTTAGCACTTGGAGATAGATCATATACTCTTTTCTGCAAAGCAGGAGAAGATTTAGATTCTCATTTAGAATCACTTGGTGCCCAACGTTATCTTCCCTTAAAAAAGTGTGACGTAGATTTTGATGAAGAAGCTAAAGAATGGATGGTTACACTTTTAAGTAAAATTAAATTTTTCTCCAAAAAAAAGTTTATTGAAAAATTCAAGAAAGAAAAAAAGTCTAATTTTTTTTCTGGAAAAGTCCAAACTAATATTATTTTGAATGATATAGGTTCCGAAAAACAAACACATCACATAGAAATTTCTTTAAACAAAGAAGAACTTCGTTATCAAGTTGGAGACGCTTTAGGAATTTTTCCAGAAAATCCTTTAGATGTTGTCGAAGATATTATAAAAATAAGTAATATAAAATTTAATAAAAATATTAAACATCCCGTTGTTGGAAATGTATCTATTTTTACTCTATTAAAGAAGCGGCTAAATATTTTTTTCTTACCTAAAAGAATAGTAAAAAAATATGCAGAACTTTTTCAAAAGGATATCCCTAATATGCGAATGGATTTTTTAGATATTCTAAAAAATTTCCCTTTAATAGAACCTGAAAAAATAGAAACATTTATCAAAATGTTAGACCCAATCATTCCTAGATTATATTCCATTTCTTCTTCACCTGAAGCCCAGTATGGAGAAATCCATTTAACTGTAGAAATGGATTTCTTTTTACATAAAGGAAAAATAAGATATGGGATTTGCTCTAATCAGCTCTCCTTATTAAGAAAAGGAGATCATTTGAAATTTTATATAAAACCCAATAATTTTTTTAAACTCCCACCTAATGATAAAGATATTATTCTTATTAGCTCAGGTACAGGATTTTCTCCTTTTCGGGCTTTTTTGTTGGAAAGGGAAATAACAGTATCTTCTGGAAAAAACTGGATTTTTTTTGGGGCCCGGAGTTTTGAAACAGACTTTTTATATCAAACTGAAATTAAATTTTGGGGAGAAATAGGTCTTCTTCAGAGAGTTAATTTAGCTTTTTCTAGGGATCAATCGGAAAAAATTTATGTACAACAAAAAATGTGGAAATACAAAACTCAATTTTTTGAGTGGATAGATTCAGGTGCGTACTTATACGTTTGTGGTAAAAAAAAAACTATGAGTTTCGATGTAGAAAAAACGATCTTCCATATTATTGAAGAAAAAAAAGGAGAATTTTCTAAGATTTATTTTAACCGTTTAAAAGAAAGGGGACGTTATTTAAAAGACGTTTATTGA
- the ileS gene encoding isoleucine--tRNA ligase — translation MFKNYKKLDLQKIFEEINQYWKDHQIFQKSVYSRNGKKLHVFYEGPPSVNGMPGIHHLMSRTIKDIFCRYHTLKGKQVKRRAGWDTHGLPIELSVEKSLGLLKEDIGQKISIESYNKACKKSVMHYTKFWKKITEKIGYWVDLNEPYITFESKYIESIWWSLKILYKKGFLYKGYSVQPYSPTSGTTLSYHELSLPGSYKEITDTALVVKFKAIKNSLTENFQKIVGDIFFLAWTTTAWTLPSNTAIGIGPKIDYVIVKTYNPYTFLKENLILSKNRIWKNTKKFFFVNNEKELKKFKKTDKKIPFKILKEFKGYSFIGSRYEQLLSWVLPSKGAEKAFKVIPSDLINTNEGSVIVHLAPTFGVEDSNVAKQNGIPSMLARDENSKKQIPLVDLQGRFIKNLPKGFGGEYVKKEYSKNLLNQRSVDDKIAELLKYENRVFRIEKYTHSYPHCWRMEKPLLYYPLDSWFMKTSKSRRRMVELNKSIHWNPKTIGENRFGKWLENINDWNLSRSRFWGAPLPIWRNETSREEMIIGSVEELVNEIEKSIQKKIMKENPFKNFVKGNMSPRNYKQIDLHNNVVDKIILVSPSGLPMKREPYLIDVWFDSGAMFFAQFHYPFENSDFIDKRKEFPADFIAEGVDQTRGWFYSLHAISCMLFDSISYKNVVVNGLILDNNGQKMSKSRGNTIDPFDIIEKFGPDVTRWYLVTNTSFWENIRFNTEGIEDVKKKFFGTLYNSYTFFAIYANIDGFFFKEKSFSLEKRPEVDRWILSELNNLIQKVDKYYSDYDPTKVVRELNNFVIYNLSNWYIRICRKRFWKETYNNNKISAYQTLYHCLFNVSKLISPIAPYFSDRLYQDLNKITNKETFESVHLSNFPIFNPEYLDEDLQERMSLGKKISSMGFSIRKKKNLKVRQPLQKLIIITKNERIRKQLKLVSRFIAKEVNVKKIEVSDPEGSILIKQISPSYKKLGPKFKKSLKKITNVIEKFTQSDIVQIEKKGKKEIVFEGKKLFIHLEDVLISTKEIPGFSVFPEKKFTVALDVRVTNSLKQEGLARSFVNKVQNLRKQKGFHITDKIIMYIDSKEYIASKEFIEALENNKNSICEETLSVDLILSPTFEWEGEEVKVEVFQSKIAIMHI, via the coding sequence ATGTTTAAAAATTACAAAAAATTAGATCTTCAAAAGATTTTTGAAGAAATCAATCAATATTGGAAGGATCATCAAATTTTTCAAAAAAGCGTTTACTCTAGAAATGGTAAAAAACTGCATGTTTTTTATGAAGGCCCCCCATCTGTAAATGGTATGCCTGGGATCCACCATTTGATGTCTAGAACTATTAAAGACATATTTTGTAGATACCATACTTTAAAAGGAAAACAAGTTAAACGTAGAGCAGGATGGGATACACATGGATTACCCATTGAACTTAGCGTCGAAAAATCTCTAGGGCTCCTTAAAGAGGATATTGGTCAAAAAATTAGCATAGAAAGTTATAATAAAGCTTGTAAAAAATCTGTAATGCATTATACTAAATTTTGGAAAAAGATCACTGAAAAAATTGGATACTGGGTAGATTTGAATGAACCTTATATAACTTTTGAATCAAAATACATTGAAAGTATTTGGTGGTCCTTAAAAATCCTTTATAAAAAAGGTTTTTTATACAAAGGATATTCGGTTCAACCTTATTCTCCAACATCTGGAACAACCCTAAGCTATCATGAATTGAGTCTTCCTGGATCTTACAAAGAGATTACAGATACTGCACTCGTTGTTAAATTTAAAGCTATTAAAAATAGTCTTACTGAAAATTTTCAAAAAATTGTGGGAGACATCTTCTTTTTGGCATGGACAACAACAGCTTGGACCCTTCCTTCCAATACAGCTATTGGGATTGGACCTAAAATAGATTATGTTATTGTAAAAACTTACAATCCTTATACCTTTCTAAAAGAAAATCTTATACTTTCCAAAAATAGAATTTGGAAAAATACAAAAAAGTTTTTTTTTGTAAATAATGAAAAAGAATTAAAAAAATTTAAAAAAACGGATAAAAAAATCCCTTTTAAAATTTTAAAAGAATTCAAAGGATATAGTTTTATAGGAAGTCGTTACGAACAATTATTATCTTGGGTCCTTCCTTCTAAAGGAGCAGAAAAAGCATTTAAAGTTATTCCGAGCGATTTAATCAACACAAATGAAGGAAGCGTAATTGTCCACCTAGCTCCTACATTTGGAGTAGAAGATTCTAATGTAGCTAAACAGAACGGAATTCCTTCAATGTTAGCAAGAGATGAAAATAGTAAAAAACAAATTCCACTTGTAGATTTACAAGGGAGATTTATCAAAAATCTACCTAAAGGGTTTGGAGGAGAATATGTTAAAAAAGAATACTCTAAAAATCTCTTAAATCAGAGATCTGTAGATGATAAAATTGCGGAATTATTAAAATATGAAAACAGGGTTTTCAGAATAGAAAAATATACCCATTCCTATCCCCATTGTTGGCGAATGGAAAAACCATTGTTATATTATCCGTTAGATTCATGGTTTATGAAAACTTCTAAAAGTAGACGTAGAATGGTAGAATTAAACAAATCCATTCATTGGAACCCTAAAACTATAGGAGAAAATAGATTTGGAAAATGGCTAGAGAATATTAATGATTGGAATTTATCCAGATCAAGATTTTGGGGAGCTCCTCTTCCTATATGGAGGAATGAAACAAGCAGAGAAGAAATGATCATAGGATCTGTTGAAGAATTAGTTAATGAAATAGAAAAATCTATACAAAAAAAAATTATGAAAGAAAATCCATTCAAAAACTTTGTGAAAGGAAACATGAGTCCAAGAAATTATAAACAAATTGATCTTCACAATAACGTTGTTGATAAGATTATATTGGTATCTCCTTCAGGTCTACCAATGAAAAGAGAACCTTATTTAATAGATGTTTGGTTTGATTCTGGAGCAATGTTTTTTGCTCAATTTCATTATCCTTTTGAAAATTCTGATTTTATCGATAAAAGAAAAGAATTTCCGGCTGATTTTATCGCTGAAGGAGTTGATCAAACTAGGGGGTGGTTCTATTCTTTACACGCTATTTCCTGTATGCTTTTTGATTCTATTTCTTACAAAAATGTTGTAGTTAATGGATTAATTCTTGATAATAATGGGCAAAAGATGTCTAAAAGTAGAGGAAATACGATAGATCCTTTTGATATAATTGAAAAATTTGGACCTGATGTGACCAGATGGTATCTGGTAACGAATACATCATTTTGGGAAAATATTCGTTTTAATACAGAAGGCATAGAAGACGTTAAAAAAAAATTTTTTGGGACTCTTTATAATTCTTACACTTTTTTTGCTATATATGCAAATATAGATGGATTTTTTTTTAAGGAAAAAAGTTTTTCTTTAGAAAAACGTCCAGAAGTAGATCGTTGGATTTTATCAGAATTAAACAACTTAATACAAAAAGTGGACAAATATTATTCTGACTATGATCCAACAAAAGTTGTTCGTGAATTAAATAACTTTGTTATTTATAATCTCAGCAATTGGTATATCAGAATTTGTCGGAAACGTTTCTGGAAAGAAACATATAATAATAACAAAATTTCAGCTTATCAAACTCTTTACCATTGTCTTTTTAATGTATCGAAGCTAATTTCACCTATTGCTCCTTATTTTTCTGATAGACTTTATCAGGATTTAAATAAAATTACAAATAAGGAGACTTTTGAAAGCGTCCATTTGTCTAATTTTCCTATATTCAATCCAGAATATCTGGATGAAGATCTTCAAGAACGAATGTCACTTGGCAAAAAGATTAGTTCGATGGGTTTTTCCATTAGAAAAAAAAAGAATCTTAAAGTTAGACAACCATTACAAAAATTGATAATAATAACAAAAAATGAGCGTATAAGAAAACAATTAAAATTAGTATCAAGATTTATAGCAAAAGAAGTTAACGTAAAAAAAATAGAGGTTTCAGATCCAGAAGGATCTATTTTGATAAAACAGATTAGTCCTAGTTATAAAAAATTAGGGCCAAAATTTAAAAAATCTCTAAAAAAGATCACAAATGTGATCGAAAAATTTACACAATCTGATATTGTGCAAATAGAAAAAAAAGGAAAAAAAGAAATTGTTTTCGAAGGAAAAAAACTATTTATTCATTTAGAGGATGTTTTAATATCTACCAAAGAAATTCCTGGTTTTTCTGTATTTCCAGAAAAAAAATTTACAGTTGCATTAGATGTTCGTGTAACGAATAGTCTTAAACAAGAAGGGTTAGCTAGAAGCTTTGTTAACAAAGTGCAAAATCTTAGAAAACAAAAAGGATTTCATATAACTGATAAAATTATCATGTATATAGATTCTAAAGAATATATAGCTTCTAAAGAATTCATTGAGGCTCTTGAAAACAACAAGAATTCTATTTGTGAAGAAACACTCTCTGTTGATCTTATTTTATCTCCAACTTTTGAATGGGAAGGAGAAGAAGTAAAAGTTGAGGTATTTCAATCAAAAATTGCAATTATGCATATATGA
- a CDS encoding NAD(P)-dependent oxidoreductase, with protein sequence MKVIKQEKNNLLPIFLKKKNFSFLILGGGHLALNRLFFMQKNFTFTSVSIISDNMEKPIKINFIINKKIKLIKIFSKKKEIEKTDILILAEDNFFILEKIWMDAKKFGKLINFSDFPSFCDFYFGSLLKKVNLKISISTNGKSPTLSKRFRDLLSEVLTKDISLILDMLYTVRKKLKGSLSSKMRVLNIITSESIIEKLNRVIICKKNKCIFFISIFGYIILLFSFIIFENKCENIFSSINEYYYLF encoded by the coding sequence ATGAAGGTAATAAAACAAGAAAAAAATAATTTATTACCTATTTTTTTAAAGAAAAAAAATTTTTCTTTTTTGATTTTGGGAGGGGGGCATCTAGCTTTAAATAGACTTTTTTTTATGCAAAAAAATTTTACTTTTACTTCTGTTTCCATTATTTCTGATAATATGGAAAAACCTATAAAAATAAACTTTATAATAAATAAAAAAATTAAATTGATTAAAATTTTTTCTAAAAAAAAAGAGATTGAAAAAACGGATATACTTATTTTAGCTGAGGATAACTTTTTTATTCTAGAGAAGATTTGGATGGATGCTAAAAAATTTGGTAAGCTAATCAATTTTTCTGATTTTCCATCTTTTTGTGATTTTTATTTTGGGTCACTTTTAAAAAAAGTAAATCTTAAAATTTCTATTTCAACTAATGGAAAATCCCCTACATTGTCTAAACGTTTTAGAGATCTTCTATCAGAAGTTTTAACCAAAGATATTAGTCTTATATTAGATATGTTATACACCGTACGAAAAAAACTTAAAGGAAGTCTGTCTTCTAAAATGAGAGTTTTAAACATTATAACTTCTGAGTCAATTATAGAAAAATTAAATAGGGTAATCATATGTAAAAAAAATAAATGTATATTTTTTATATCTATTTTTGGTTATATTATTCTTCTCTTTTCTTTTATTATTTTTGAGAATAAATGTGAAAACATATTTAGTAGTATTAATGAATATTATTATTTATTTTAA
- a CDS encoding bifunctional 3-deoxy-7-phosphoheptulonate synthase/chorismate mutase type II has product MKKLNDIEQSWIKKFNTPLIISGPCSAESEEQVLETAQRLDKSYVQIFRAGIWKPRTRPNNFEGIGEKGFYWLKKVKDKTGLMIAIEVASADHIKISLKHNVVDVFWIGARSTVNPFTVQEIANALEGSDKIVLVKNPINPSLDLWIGALERFLSKGIENLGVIHRGFTSENKIPFRNQPNWKIVLDFKNLYPHIPVLCDPSHICGNREKISDIVKQAFNLEYDGLIVETHCNPNKAWSDSQQQITPERLLEILKKISPSNSKDILEKLRIQIDEIDQKFIFLLNERLKLSKEIGSVKKKYDKSVIQINRWVEILQKNKKLSKDLGISEAFIEKILNLLHKESINIQEQLE; this is encoded by the coding sequence ATGAAAAAGCTTAATGACATAGAGCAGTCTTGGATAAAGAAATTCAACACCCCCTTAATTATTTCAGGCCCATGTAGTGCAGAAAGTGAAGAGCAAGTACTCGAGACAGCACAAAGACTTGATAAATCTTATGTTCAAATATTTAGAGCTGGGATTTGGAAACCTAGAACAAGACCTAATAATTTTGAAGGAATTGGAGAAAAAGGCTTTTATTGGCTTAAAAAGGTTAAAGATAAAACTGGACTAATGATAGCAATTGAAGTAGCTTCAGCTGATCACATAAAAATATCCCTTAAACATAATGTTGTTGATGTATTTTGGATAGGAGCTAGAAGTACAGTGAATCCTTTTACTGTACAAGAAATAGCAAATGCTCTTGAAGGTTCCGATAAAATTGTTTTGGTAAAAAATCCAATTAATCCTAGTCTTGATTTATGGATAGGCGCGTTAGAACGTTTTTTAAGTAAAGGTATTGAAAATTTAGGGGTAATTCACCGAGGATTTACTTCTGAAAATAAAATTCCATTTAGAAATCAACCTAATTGGAAAATTGTATTAGATTTTAAAAATCTTTATCCCCATATTCCTGTACTTTGTGATCCTTCACATATTTGCGGAAATAGGGAAAAAATTTCTGATATAGTAAAGCAAGCATTTAACCTTGAGTATGATGGGCTCATAGTGGAAACTCATTGTAATCCTAATAAAGCTTGGAGCGATTCTCAACAACAGATAACTCCTGAAAGACTTTTAGAAATTCTAAAAAAAATCAGTCCTTCGAATTCTAAGGATATTCTAGAAAAACTACGAATTCAAATTGATGAAATAGATCAGAAATTTATTTTTCTATTGAATGAGAGATTGAAACTCTCTAAGGAGATTGGTTCTGTAAAAAAAAAATATGATAAATCTGTTATTCAGATAAATCGCTGGGTAGAAATTTTGCAAAAAAACAAAAAACTGTCGAAAGATTTAGGAATTTCAGAAGCATTCATAGAAAAAATATTAAATCTCTTACATAAAGAATCTATAAATATTCAAGAACAATTAGAATAA
- a CDS encoding prephenate dehydratase domain-containing protein, whose translation MHKIAIYGIMGSYHHIAAIKFFGEECHLMECSSFEEVVKSVFSLNPKKGVMAIENSIAGSIFTNYVMLSKYKLKILGEVFIPINQCLMTLSGQSLKDVKELISHPMALLQCKKYFNQYTNIKVLECTDTSDGVRYIAKNKMKNIAAIATEIASTIYGLNILEKKIQDHSNNFTRFFIVSSSTSKDKNFSDRASIKLRIDYKIVSISRVLRIFSKNWNITSIQSITFFEKTWENIFFMDLSFEEYGFFQKMMDLLWSTFDIFRFGEYKNGWKFLKY comes from the coding sequence ATGCATAAAATTGCTATCTATGGAATAATGGGATCTTATCATCATATTGCTGCTATTAAATTTTTTGGGGAAGAATGTCACTTAATGGAGTGTTCTTCTTTCGAAGAAGTTGTCAAATCAGTTTTTTCTCTTAATCCTAAGAAGGGAGTAATGGCTATAGAGAATTCTATAGCCGGTTCTATTTTCACAAATTATGTGATGCTTTCCAAATATAAACTTAAAATTCTTGGAGAGGTTTTTATTCCTATAAATCAATGTTTAATGACTTTATCAGGTCAATCTTTAAAAGATGTTAAGGAATTAATTTCTCACCCAATGGCTCTTCTTCAGTGTAAAAAATACTTTAATCAGTATACAAATATTAAAGTACTTGAATGTACTGATACTTCAGATGGAGTTCGATATATTGCTAAAAATAAAATGAAAAATATAGCAGCAATAGCCACTGAAATTGCTTCTACCATTTATGGTTTGAATATTCTAGAAAAGAAAATTCAAGATCATTCTAATAATTTTACGCGTTTTTTTATCGTAAGTTCTTCAACTTCAAAAGATAAAAATTTTTCTGATAGAGCTTCTATTAAATTACGAATAGATTATAAAATTGTCTCCATTTCTAGGGTGCTTCGTATATTTTCCAAAAATTGGAATATTACAAGTATTCAGTCAATTACTTTCTTTGAAAAAACTTGGGAAAATATTTTTTTTATGGATCTTTCTTTCGAAGAATATGGTTTTTTTCAGAAAATGATGGATCTTCTTTGGTCTACCTTTGATATTTTCAGATTTGGAGAATATAAAAATGGGTGGAAATTCTTAAAATACTAA
- the rpmF gene encoding 50S ribosomal protein L32 — protein sequence MAHPKKRHSKSRKRKRRNHQKSKATQLTIDPITKKFHPYHKAYCFENKLYYIGKVLFVKN from the coding sequence ATGGCACATCCTAAAAAAAGACATTCTAAATCTAGAAAACGAAAGAGGAGGAATCATCAGAAATCTAAAGCTACTCAATTAACGATTGATCCAATTACAAAGAAGTTTCACCCTTATCACAAGGCTTATTGTTTCGAAAACAAATTATACTATATAGGGAAAGTTCTTTTTGTTAAAAATTAG
- a CDS encoding NADPH-dependent assimilatory sulfite reductase hemoprotein subunit, translating into MNHSPIEKIKKSSKGLRGSILYGINNEITRSLNESDQFIIKFHGIYQQDDRERRKERAFKKLERSYSFMIRLRLPGGFLTPKKWVLVDSIASKQAKKTIKITSRQTFQLHGIIKSKIKPTVWDFNLAGLDSISTCGDVNRNVICSSQINTSPAFYEIFHYAKKISLFLLPKTRAYYEIWLDEKKILERYEEDPLYKDLFLPRKFKIALAIPPNNDVDVFTNDIGLIAIVKNKQLKGFNITIGGGLSTSPVNSKTYARLGTLIGLADKEEKILKVVYETLKIQRDYGNRNERKQARLKYTIEKYGDLWFKNELEKRCGFFLKNTKAFIFTDRSDLFGWNKDSKGFFYSTIFIENGRVFDEPPIFIKTFLLKIAKLGKVQFRLSCNQNIIFSDVRVEYLNEINLYLEKYGINSYMENLSKIRKNSLACVAFNTCPLAFSESQRYFPIFLSKISLLLKKHLLNKEKIIIRITGCPNGCSRPYVAEIGLIGSYYGRYNLNLGGDKHGMRLNKSYKENINETEIIREFDLLFAYFSSYTKDNLGDFLMSI; encoded by the coding sequence ATGAATCATTCTCCAATTGAAAAAATTAAAAAGTCAAGTAAAGGTTTAAGAGGGAGTATTCTTTACGGAATAAATAATGAAATTACTAGATCTTTAAATGAGAGTGATCAATTTATTATAAAATTTCATGGTATCTATCAGCAAGATGATCGTGAAAGAAGAAAAGAACGAGCTTTTAAAAAACTTGAAAGATCATATTCCTTCATGATTAGGCTTAGACTTCCAGGTGGTTTTCTTACCCCTAAAAAATGGGTTCTTGTAGATAGTATAGCGAGCAAGCAAGCTAAAAAAACAATAAAAATTACTTCAAGGCAAACGTTTCAATTACATGGAATAATAAAATCAAAAATAAAACCTACTGTTTGGGATTTTAATCTAGCTGGTCTTGATTCTATTTCCACTTGTGGAGACGTAAATAGAAACGTTATTTGTAGCTCGCAAATAAACACTTCTCCTGCTTTTTACGAAATATTTCATTATGCAAAAAAAATAAGCCTTTTTCTTTTGCCAAAAACAAGGGCATATTATGAAATATGGTTAGATGAAAAAAAAATCCTTGAAAGATATGAAGAAGATCCTCTATATAAAGACCTATTTCTACCTAGAAAATTTAAAATTGCCCTTGCAATTCCACCTAATAATGACGTAGATGTTTTCACAAATGATATAGGACTTATTGCCATTGTTAAAAATAAACAACTAAAAGGATTTAACATAACTATAGGTGGGGGTCTTTCTACTTCCCCTGTAAATTCAAAAACTTATGCCCGTTTAGGTACATTAATTGGTTTGGCTGATAAAGAAGAAAAAATACTTAAAGTAGTTTATGAAACCCTCAAGATTCAACGAGATTACGGAAATAGAAATGAGCGTAAACAAGCTCGCTTAAAATATACTATTGAGAAATACGGAGATCTTTGGTTTAAGAATGAACTTGAAAAAAGATGCGGTTTTTTTTTAAAAAATACGAAAGCATTTATTTTTACTGATAGGTCGGACTTATTTGGATGGAATAAAGATTCTAAAGGATTTTTTTATTCTACCATTTTTATAGAAAATGGAAGAGTTTTCGATGAACCTCCTATTTTTATTAAAACTTTTTTACTTAAAATAGCTAAACTTGGAAAAGTTCAGTTTAGACTTAGCTGTAATCAAAATATAATTTTTAGTGATGTTAGAGTGGAATACTTAAATGAAATTAATCTCTATTTAGAGAAATATGGTATAAATTCTTACATGGAAAATCTTTCGAAGATTAGAAAAAATTCTCTGGCTTGTGTAGCTTTTAATACTTGCCCTTTAGCTTTTTCAGAAAGTCAACGTTACTTTCCTATTTTTCTTTCTAAGATTTCTCTTCTCCTTAAGAAACATCTCTTGAATAAAGAAAAAATAATTATTAGGATTACTGGATGTCCAAATGGATGTTCTCGTCCTTATGTAGCTGAAATTGGATTAATTGGAAGCTATTATGGACGTTATAATCTCAACTTAGGTGGAGATAAGCATGGGATGCGACTAAATAAGAGTTATAAAGAAAATATAAATGAAACGGAAATTATTCGTGAATTTGATCTTCTTTTTGCTTATTTTTCTAGTTACACTAAAGATAATTTAGGAGATTTTTTGATGAGTATATGA